The following proteins come from a genomic window of Lolium rigidum isolate FL_2022 chromosome 5, APGP_CSIRO_Lrig_0.1, whole genome shotgun sequence:
- the LOC124654046 gene encoding pentatricopeptide repeat-containing protein At1g52640, mitochondrial-like isoform X1 — MQSAARSLAAPLRRPPPRRALPVPLPRLSTASPQEDPCPDPGPGPSPDADPRLVSALSRVLSDFRGPLHDLPAALRGFAPRLTPDAAAAVLRRCRHLPVPSLRFFLFAAALPGFSHLPDSLLVLANSLSTARLFPLLRSLLSDLPPAALSRGLFPRLFRAYSRALLPDDAIRAFSSMAGFGFHPTLADFHSLLFALSHNGLVEHAETFFRESATSFDVSAKTYTILISGWAVVEKPESAQKLFDEMVERGVEPDVPAYNALIDALCRGGDIARAEEHLKDMQQSRGLVPDAATYGPFIRAACASKDARAALRVLDRMRMHDLTPNVFTYNAIIRLLCELGEIEEAYSILGEIIARGEKPDVWSYNTLLNAHCKKNEANMDSDPSSQNPTDMTAFVQNLLGQMQTRFESMSQNIVSKIDEMGTKIDELEQSVNDLKAEMGTTEAPAKKPEEPKPSDSA; from the exons ATGCAATCCGCCGCGAGATCGCTCGCCGCGCcactccgccggccgccgccgcgcagaGCGCTCCCCGTCCCCCTCCCCCGCCTCTCCACCGCGTCGCCCCAGGAGGATCCGTGCCCGGATCCAGGCCCAGGCCCAAGCCCAGACGCCGACCCACGGCTCGTGAGCGCGCTCAGCCGCGTGCTCAGCGACTTCCGGGGCCCGCTCCACGACCTCCCGGCCGCGCTCCGCGGCTTCGCGCCGCGCCTCACCCCCGACGCGGCGGCCGCGGTGCTGCGCCGGTGCCGCCACCTCCCCGTGCCCTCGCTCCGGTTCTTCCTCTTCGCCGCGGCGCTGCCCGGGTTCTCCCACCTGCCGGATTCGCTCCTCGTCCTCGCCAATTCGCTGTCTACCGCACGGCTCTTCCCGCTGCTGCGCTCGCTGCTGTCCGACCTCCCGCCGGCTGCCCTCTCGCGAGGCCTCTTCCCGCGGCTGTTCCGCGCGTACTCACGCGCGCTCCTCCCGGATGACGCGATCCGGGCATTCTCCTCCATGGCGGGGTTTGGGTTCCACCCGACCCTCGCCGATTTTCACTCGCTGCTCTTCGCCCTGTCACATAATGGCCTTGTAGAGCACGCCGAGACCTTCTTCAGAGAATCGGCGACCAGTTTCGATGTCTCAGCGAAAACCTACACCATCCTGATCTCTGGGTGGGCTGTCGTGGAGAAGCCGGAAAGCGCGCAAAAGCTATTCGATGAAATGGTGGAGAGGGGTGTCGAGCCTGACGTACCTGCCTACAACGCGTTGATTGATGCCTTATGCCGCGGAGGTGATATTGCACGTGCAGAGGAGCATCTCAAAGATATGCAGCAGAGCCGTGGGCTCGTTCCGGATGCTGCCACTTACGGTCCATTCATCCGTGCCGCCTGTGCTTCAAAGGACGCCCGGGCCGCTCTTCGTGTGCTAGATAGGATGCGCATGCACGACCTCACACCAAACGTATTCACATACAATGCTATAATTCGTCTGTTGTGTGAGTTGGGAGAGATTGAGGAGGCTTACAGTATCCTCGGCGAGATCATCGCACGAGGCGAGAAGCCTGACGTTTGGAGCTACAACACGCTGCTTAATGCGCATTGTAAGAAGAACGAA GCAAATATGGATTCAGACCCCTCATCACAGAACCCAACAGACATGACAGCATTT GTGCAAAACCTCCTTGGTCAGATG CAAACAAGGTTCGAGTCAATGTCCCAGAACATCGTGTCTAAGA TAGATGAAATGGGAACCAAGATCGACGAGCTGGAGCAGAGCGTCAACGATCTGAAAGCTGAGATGGGCACCACCGAGGCACCTGCCAAGAAGCCTGAAGAGCCAAAGCCGTCTGACTCCGCATAA
- the LOC124654046 gene encoding heat shock factor-binding protein-like isoform X2 translates to MDSDPSSQNPTDMTAFVQNLLGQMQTRFESMSQNIVSKIDEMGTKIDELEQSVNDLKAEMGTTEAPAKKPEEPKPSDSA, encoded by the exons ATGGATTCAGACCCCTCATCACAGAACCCAACAGACATGACAGCATTT GTGCAAAACCTCCTTGGTCAGATG CAAACAAGGTTCGAGTCAATGTCCCAGAACATCGTGTCTAAGA TAGATGAAATGGGAACCAAGATCGACGAGCTGGAGCAGAGCGTCAACGATCTGAAAGCTGAGATGGGCACCACCGAGGCACCTGCCAAGAAGCCTGAAGAGCCAAAGCCGTCTGACTCCGCATAA